The Microbacterium sp. SORGH_AS_0862 region TCTGGCTGCCGTATGGCGTCACGGTGTCGGAGCACGGATGCGGCGAACAGGCGGCCGGCGCGAAGGCTGATGTGTCGGCCGGCTTCGAAGACGGTCGGGTCGTTCAGCCCGACGAGCATGATGGCACGGAGGGCTTCGGGATCGAGCCGGAAGCCCTCGCCCATCGCTCTCGTCATGTAGATGATCGTGGCCCGCGGACTCTCCGCGACGTCCGGCGTCATCGCCATGACCGAGTCGAGCAGCCGGCCTTCCACCGATCTGAGCAGCTCGCTCTGCGTCGCAAGCAGGAGTCGTTGTTTGTCGCCGAATCGGCGGTAGATGCTGCCCACTGAGACACCGGCGGCCTCGCTCACGCGGTTGGTGGTGAGGCCCTCGGCTCCGGCTTCGCCCAGGACGCGCAGTGCGGCGCTGAGGATTCGCCTGTGCGTCTGTCGGCTGCGGGCCTGCTGGGGGCCCGGGTGAGCTTCTGCTCCCGTCTGCATGGGTCCGAGGATACCGTGCACGAAGTGAGTCATCGCTCGCATCTATGACTGCCATTCATGACGTAGGCGTGTCATGCATCGACAAGTGTGCGGCAAGTATGTGAGCATTGACTCGCATTAGTGATGCTCTGATGGGTGCCGGTGGCCCATCCCGCCGCATGGCGCCCCGATCTACACCGGACGAGGAGATGGAATGTCAACTGTTGCGTCGCTCACAGAGGCCGAGACCTACTCGGTGATCGCCGGGCACCGATTCAGCGAGTTCGCCCGTGCGCTCGACACCAAGGACTGGCAGGGATACCAGAACCTCTACTCCGCGGACGGTCAGCTGCGACTGCCGTGGGGCGACCCCGTTCCGCACGACCGCCTCGCGTCGGAGACGGAGATCAATCTGGGCCGATTCGCCTGCACGCATCACATGATCACGAACGCGCTCGCCGTCCCCGACGGGGCGCGGATGACCGTGTCCGCCAATCTCCACGCTGCTCATATCTACCCGGAGGAAGCTCGCAAGGCAGCCTGGATCGCGGTCGGACGGTACGACGCCGAACTGGTCCTCGACGGCGACACCTGGTTCTTCCACCGGGTGGCGTTGACTCCGCTGTGGCAGCAGGGCGACGTGCCGGAGCACTGATCCCGGTCCGCGGGGGAGGATCGCCGCCCGCTCCGCGCACGGCGGTGACTCCGCCGGCCGCTTCCTGAGGCGTCGAGACATCGGCGGCGATCCTCCTCCGGCGTGACGTGACCACTACGCGCGCGGCGGTGAACTCTGCTTCGACACGAACGCGCTTTCGGCCGCATCGATGTCATCGAGCTGGCCAAGCAGCTCGGTCGGCGTTCCGTCACCGATCATTCTCTGCAGGAACCGGGTCCGATCGAAGAAGAGGTCGCGAAGGGGCCGCAGCGCTGCCGGGGCGTGATGGAAGATCCGACCGAGCTTGTAGGCGGTGTCGACCTGGAAGGCGGTGTGCGGCTTGCGGGGTGTCTCATAGGCATCCAGGGCTGCACGGAGTGCGGCCGAGTCGGTGATGTCGACGCCCGCGAGGCGGCGCCCGAGGAAGTAGCCGTCCTCGATCGACATTCCGGCGCCGTACGCGGCGTACGGCGAGGTGGGGTGCGCAGCGTCTCCGACCAGGGTGGCGCGCCTCTTCGACCACTGCGAGAGCGGGGGACGATCTCTTATCGGCCAGCGCTGCAGGTTCGCTTGATCGGTGGCGGCGATCAGCTCGGGCAGTGGGGAGGCGAAACCCTCGGCCATCCTCGTCGCGGTCTCGTGGTCGCGCCCACGGCGAGCGGCAGTCCGAACAACGCCTGGAGAATGGTGCCCGCGGCGGCGGCGAGCAGAGCGGAGAGCGAGCTGAACACGCTCACGATCGTGAGAGCGAGATTGAACATCCGCAACGGTCGCCACCCGACAGGGGTGACTACCCAGTCGAAGGTGGTGGCGTTCATCATCCTCGAGACAGACACGGCGATCGGGATGCACGCCCCGATCGCCGCGAACGCGAGGATCATCCCCACGATGCCCGCGGGCCCGAACTCCCCGAAATAGGTCATCACCTCCCTTCCGGTGGAGAAGGCGACGCCGACCATGGTTCCGGCCATGACGAGTGAGAGGGTCAGGGCGCCGAGCGGCCGACCCGTGGAGCGTGGTGTGTTCATCGCGACGGCATCCTTCAGGGGTACTCCGCGCCGCGGGCCGGCGCCGGGACGTGGTCGAACTCGACCATTCCCAGGATCTCGAACACCTGTTACATAACGATTGCGCAGCTGTGTCGCTTCGGCGCGCGTTTCTCAGCGCGTCCGTCGCGCGAGGGATCGGCCCGCAGCGCGGCCGGAGAAGATGCAGCCGCCAAGGAAGGTCCCCTCCAAGGCGTTGTACCCGTGCATCCCGCCGCCGCCGAACCCGGCGACTTCGCCGGCGGCGTAGAAGCCGGGTATCGGATGGCCGCCTTCGCTGATGACGCGCGAGTCGAGGTCGGTCTGCAGGCCGCCGAGGGTCTTGCGCGAGAGGATGTTCAACCGCACCGCGATGAGGGGGCCGTGCGCGGGATCGAGGATCCGATGCGGGCGCGCGACGCGGATGACGCGGTCGGTGCGCGAACGTCGGGCGTTGTGGATCGTCATGATCTGTACGTCCTTGGTGAAAGGGTTGTCCAT contains the following coding sequences:
- a CDS encoding TetR/AcrR family transcriptional regulator, whose amino-acid sequence is MTHFVHGILGPMQTGAEAHPGPQQARSRQTHRRILSAALRVLGEAGAEGLTTNRVSEAAGVSVGSIYRRFGDKQRLLLATQSELLRSVEGRLLDSVMAMTPDVAESPRATIIYMTRAMGEGFRLDPEALRAIMLVGLNDPTVFEAGRHISLRAGRLFAASVLRHRDAIRQPDPDAAVDFAYRLVHASCSHRLLEGESLESDISRSWGQMLEQLALVNAAYLLGDA
- a CDS encoding nuclear transport factor 2 family protein, yielding MSTVASLTEAETYSVIAGHRFSEFARALDTKDWQGYQNLYSADGQLRLPWGDPVPHDRLASETEINLGRFACTHHMITNALAVPDGARMTVSANLHAAHIYPEEARKAAWIAVGRYDAELVLDGDTWFFHRVALTPLWQQGDVPEH
- a CDS encoding FAD-dependent monooxygenase, with product MHPDRRVCLEDDERHHLRLGSHPCRVATVADVQSRSHDRERVQLALRSARRRRGHHSPGVVRTAARRGRDHETATRMAEGFASPLPELIAATDQANLQRWPIRDRPPLSQWSKRRATLVGDAAHPTSPYAAYGAGMSIEDGYFLGRRLAGVDITDSAALRAALDAYETPRKPHTAFQVDTAYKLGRIFHHAPAALRPLRDLFFDRTRFLQRMIGDGTPTELLGQLDDIDAAESAFVSKQSSPPRA